The bacterium nucleotide sequence CACTATTCTACCGTCAAATCACGCATCCCGGTGCGCTGGGTGCGTGCCCGGCGTGCCGCCGCCACCCGCTCCCGTACACCCCGGCTCGCCGCGCGGCTTGCCGCCAGCCCCGCGCGCGCGGCAGCCAGCATCCTCTCGATCGCTTCCGCGCCCGGTCCGCCGGGAATGTTCCGCCGGGAGACGAAGTGCTGAGCATCCACCGCCCGGGCGATGACCTCTGCGGGGAGCCGGACCGTGCGGCCGCTGGTCGCGTGGACCGCCGCTTCCAGCTCCGTCGGTCCGACTCCGACGAGCCCGAGACCCTGTCCCCGGCGTTCCGCGACCAGGTGGGTCACTGCGGCATGCGCCTCTGGGAAGTGGAGCCCGCCGTCGCGCACCAGGGTATCGGCCAGTTCTGTGCTGGTCGCGAAGGTGCCTCGGAGCGCCGGTGCCCAGGCGTCGGGCCGGATCTTCGCCGCGGCCACGACCTCGCCGAGCAGCCTGACCGTTCCGCCGAGGGAGCGGTGGGCGTCGGTGAGCGGCGGGATCAAGTTGTCAACGGGATCGTTGACATCCCCGAACGGCACGTTGTGCGCCGAAGCCCAGATCTCCTGGGACGTCCCGAGGAGGCGGCTGAGGTCGCTCCGCACGTGTTCGAGGGCCACCGGGTTGCGCTTTTGGGGCATGATGCTGCTGATCTGCAGGAACCCCGGAGCGAGCTCCAGCGCGCCGATCTCCGAGCTCGCCCACAGGATGAGGTCCTGCACGATGCGGCTGAGGCTTGTCGCCAGGACCCCGTGGCACCCCGCCAGTTCCCCGACGTGGTCGGCAGCCGACACCGCGTCGTAGCTGTTGTCGACCAGGCCTTGAAATCCCAGTAGCGAGGCGGTGTAGGCTCGATCGATCGGGAACCCTGTAGTCGTGAGCGCCCCCGCGCCCATCGGCGAACGGTCGAGGCGGTCGAGCGCGGCGCGGTACCGATCGACGCACCGGCCGATCACGGCCTCGGCGGCCAGTAGATAGTGCGCCACCGTGGTCGGCTGGGCGTGCTGGTGATGCGTGTGCGCCATCATCACCGCGGTCCGATGCCGGGCGGCTTGATCGAGCACGGCGTCGCGCAGGTCGTCGAGGGCATCGATGAGGTCCAGCACCTGGTCGCGCAGCATCAGCCGAGCCAGCGTCGCCCATGTGTCGTTCCGGCTGAGCGCCACGCGGAAGTCACCCGCACCGCCGGTCGCCGCGGCGACGCGCTCTTCGATGACGAAGTACAGATCTTCGAACCGTGGGTCGTACGGAGGCAGACGCTCGGCGGTGATCGCCGTGAGGGCGCGCACGGTCGACTCGGCCGCCTCGCGGCTGAGGATCCGT carries:
- the argH gene encoding argininosuccinate lyase, which translates into the protein MQRDPRYVEHVLAPRYTFACREELPYLIEILVAHTLMLGRQRILSREAAESTVRALTAITAERLPPYDPRFEDLYFVIEERVAAATGGAGDFRVALSRNDTWATLARLMLRDQVLDLIDALDDLRDAVLDQAARHRTAVMMAHTHHQHAQPTTVAHYLLAAEAVIGRCVDRYRAALDRLDRSPMGAGALTTTGFPIDRAYTASLLGFQGLVDNSYDAVSAADHVGELAGCHGVLATSLSRIVQDLILWASSEIGALELAPGFLQISSIMPQKRNPVALEHVRSDLSRLLGTSQEIWASAHNVPFGDVNDPVDNLIPPLTDAHRSLGGTVRLLGEVVAAAKIRPDAWAPALRGTFATSTELADTLVRDGGLHFPEAHAAVTHLVAERRGQGLGLVGVGPTELEAAVHATSGRTVRLPAEVIARAVDAQHFVSRRNIPGGPGAEAIERMLAAARAGLAASRAASRGVRERVAAARRARTQRTGMRDLTVE